In Rhopalosiphum padi isolate XX-2018 chromosome 3, ASM2088224v1, whole genome shotgun sequence, the genomic stretch CCCTCGACAAATTCCTGCAGACGCCCTTGTATGCAGGTAACTTTTAGAAGATTAATTTCACTTTATTCTTTTTTGTATAGTActtgaaatacttttataattattttttacaactattGTCTATCATTAATTATGGGttgatttacattaatatataattatataaatgtattatgtataccatTCATTTTATACTTAAGAGGCCGTCCcagtagaaaaaaaatcgaccgaaaaacatgctttcgtacttccaatagtacCATAGGCGTATCTAGGGGGGGGCTTGGGGGGGGGGGCTTAGCCCCCCAGTGCGAATATTAGCCCCCCcagaattatttgtattatttttgattatttcgtCGTAAATGATCACTCTTGTAATTATTTATCGGCGAtaatacttaacataatattttgtgagtTTATTGTTATCAAGAGTTATAAAATGATATCATTCAAAGTATTCAAAGCAGGTTTTTAATATGTTGGAGGCCATATATGTGCATTTCTCAATGCCATCTAAGAACAAAAAGTTGCATGATATGCAAAAacttctaaatataaaaatatgtactttttcACAAATCAGTGATACTAGGTGGGTTTGTCGCCATAAAAACTGCAAGGCAGTTATAGACaactttaaatcaattataaatattttaaataaagaagtTGAAGATAATAACGACAGAGATGTCTCAAGAGCGATTGGTttgtaaaaagttatttaagatatagcaatataatatgaaaaactagttaaaaataaaacaacaattatttattatattttttaggtattcTTTCATGTGTGCAAAAAGGATCATTTATTATACACCTTCATTTTATTagctatgttttaaatataatcaatattcttAGCAAACAATTACAAAACGACAGTGGGACCCTTGGTCAAGCAGCCAGTTTAATAAATGCAGTCATAAAAACTTTTGAAGATAGTCGAAAtcagagtaaaatatatatgacaatTTGGGAAACTATAGTAACATTTGctcaacaacataatatagaattaGAAGTCcccaataaaagtaataaatagtttaattttagtaaggttattaattgattataagttataacatatatcatattttcattattaatagtatCTAAACGGAAAAGAACAGAGCCTGAATTTCTGAAAAATTTTGTTGTAACTACAACAACTGCAGCTGAACACGAGGACTCTAATAATGaaactaatttaattgattactgGAAAGTACATGCTTACTATCCAATAATAGACGAGGTTGTAAATAATCTGAAGACAAGATTTTCTGCGGAGAGTTTGAATTTGGCAATTTCTATTGATCACTTTTTCAATCTGGACTATGAAAAAagttcattttttattcaacaatataaggtatgttaaatgtaaataaataaatcaacttaAGTGAAAACTTATAAAACTAATGTAACCCATAACTGAAGCATGAAAGTACTAACTAACTGTCTTATTACTTAAAGTTGTATTAATAATGTGTTCTAATTAATATAGGATTTACTGAAAGTTGATTTGAATTCACTTCAAGCTGAAATGATGGTTGCCAAAAACTGtattcaaaactataataataaacctgAACCGGGACctgaacaaaaaaatcaaataaatttattcaaaaaaaatataactatttcaaCTTTTCCTAAtgtatataaacttttaaatttagctCTGACCTTACCAATTTCTTCAGCATCATGTGAGAGGTCATTTTCGACAATGAGACGTATCAACACATATATACGGTC encodes the following:
- the LOC132926222 gene encoding uncharacterized protein LOC132926222, which codes for MPSKNKKLHDMQKLLNIKICTFSQISDTRWVCRHKNCKAVIDNFKSIINILNKEVEDNNDRDVSRAIGILSCVQKGSFIIHLHFISYVLNIINILSKQLQNDSGTLGQAASLINAVIKTFEDSRNQSKIYMTIWETIVTFAQQHNIELEVPNKISKRKRTEPEFLKNFVVTTTTAAEHEDSNNETNLIDYWKVHAYYPIIDEVVNNLKTRFSAESLNLAISIDHFFNLDYEKSSFFIQQYKDLLKVDLNSLQAEMMVAKNCIQNYNNKPEPGPEQKNQINLFKKNITISTFPNVYKLLNLALTLPISSASCERSFSTMRRINTYIRSTMTQDRFSSLAILNIERDISNNIDSNDILNIYSKTNRRLEL